In Micromonospora cremea, the genomic window GCCAGGTGATGCCGGGCTGTTATCGGGTGACGCTGCGGCGGCGACCCACGCCGGCCACCAGCGCGACCGCGATGGCCGCCAGCACGACCTGCACCAGCAGCTCGCCCCAGTCGATGCCGCTGGTCTCGGTCGCGATGCCGATCGCCCGCGCCAGCACGGTGCCCAACAGGGCCGCGCCGACACCGATCAGCATGTGCAGCCACATCGGCA contains:
- a CDS encoding GlsB/YeaQ/YmgE family stress response membrane protein, whose amino-acid sequence is MELTVWGIITAIVVGLIVGALGRLVVPGRQNMPMWLHMLIGVGAALLGTVLARAIGIATETSGIDWGELLVQVVLAAIAVALVAGVGRRRSVTR